Proteins encoded within one genomic window of Bombina bombina isolate aBomBom1 chromosome 1, aBomBom1.pri, whole genome shotgun sequence:
- the LOC128657513 gene encoding tigger transposable element-derived protein 1-like, whose translation MALAPGDEKKRIRKPLTLNQKLEMIKMSEQGMSISDIGRKLGLARTTVSTVVNAKEKYLKEVKRATPVHTKVIRKRDNLIAEMEKLLVVWIEDQTSHKVPLSQAIIQSKALSLFNAMKTDRGESAKDENFEASRGWFNRFKERSHLHNIKVQGEAASADVESAEAFPEELAKIIEDGGYTTQQIFNVDETGLFWKKMPSRTFIAKEEKLMPGFKAAKDRLTLLLGANAAGDLKLKPMMIYHSENPRALKNYAKSSLPVYYKSNTKAWMTASLFTTWFTDYFKPTVEAYCKEKKIPFKMLMLTDNAPSHPRALMEMYNEIQVVFLPANTTSILQPMDQGVIATFKAYYLKKTFTAAITALDSDASDGATQNKLKAFWKGFTILDAIKAIRDSWNEVSESALRRVWKKLIPTFMDDVPGLETSVEEVNASVVDMARQLELEVEPEDVTELLASHDQPLTDEDLIMIEEQRRLFLETDGSTDEDPVCIREMPTKELEEYVNLIETGLAGLEQIDGNFERSSSVNKIVSNGIACYKEILRERKRQSMKQTSLLSYFNKVPQPSSSPSTSRPDESLSSSPPSKLICIENSDDES comes from the coding sequence ATGGCCCTGGCTCCAGGTGATGAAAAAAAGAGGATCCGTAAGCCTCTTACATTGAATCAAAAGTTGGAAATGATAAAGATGAGTGAGCAAGGCATGTCCATCTCAGATATAGGCCGCAAGTTAGGTTTGGCTCGCACAACAGTTAGCACAGTGGTGAACGCTaaagaaaaatacttaaaagaagtaAAAAGGGCTACTCCAGTGCACACAAAAGTGATTCGCAAGAGAGACAACCTTATTGCTGAAATGGAGAAGCTGCTAGTGGTTTGGATAGAAGATCAAACCAGCCACAAAGTTCCTTTAAGCCAAGCCATTATTCAAAGCAAGGCACTATCCTTGTTTAATGCAATGAAGACTGATAGAGGTGAGAGTGCTAAAGATGAAAATTTTGAAGCTAGCAGAGGTTGGTTTAACAGGTTTAAGGAAAGAAGTCATCTGCACAACATTAAAGTGCAAGGGGAAGCAGCTAGTGCAGATGTTGAATCTGCAGAGGCTTTTCCAGAAGAGCTGGCTAAAATTATAGAAGATGGTGGTTACACCACACAGCAAATATTTAATGTTGATGAAACAggccttttctggaaaaaaatgccATCTAGgacattcattgcaaaggaggaaaaGTTAATGCCAGGATTCAAAGCTGCAAAGGATCGACTAACACTGCTTTTAGGTGCTAATGCAGCTGGTGATTTGAAGCTGAAGCCTATGATGATCTACCATTCTGAGAATCCCAGGGCTCTGAAAAACTATGCTAAATCTAGCCTGCCTGTTTACTACAAATCAAACACTAAAGCCTGGATGACTGCAAGTCTATTTACAACATGGTTTACAGATTATTTTAAACCCACAGTTGAAGCCTACTGCaaggaaaaaaaaattccttttaaaatGTTAATGCTTACTGACAATGCACCTTCTCACCCACGAGCATTAATGGAAATGTACAATGAGATTCAAGTTGTTTTCTTGCCTGCAAACACCACATCTATTCTTCAGCCTATGGATCAGGGAGTGATTGCAACCTTCAAAGCATATTATTTGAAGAAGACATTTACTGCTGCTATAACTGCCTTAGATAGCGATGCATCTGATGGTGCTACACAGAACAAATTAAAAGCCTTCTGGAAAGGATTTACAATTCTAGATGCTATTAAAGCAATTAGAGATTCCTGGAATGAAGTTTCAGAATCAGCATTGAGACGTGTGTGGAAAAAGCTAATCCCCACCTTTATGGATGATGTTCCCGGCCTTGAGACTTCGGTAGAGGAAGTCAATGCTAGCGTTGTGGACATGGCTAGACAACTGGAACTAGAAGTGGAGCCTGAAGATGTTACAGAATTGCTTGCATCTCATGACCAGCCATTGACAGATGAAGATTTGATTATGATTGAAGAGCAAAGAAGACTGTTTCTTGAAACTGATGGTTCTACTGATGAAGACCCAGTTTGCATTAGGGAAATGCCAACAAAAGAATTAGAGGAATATGTCAATTTAATTGAAACGGGTTTGGCAGGTTTGGAGCAGATTGATGGCAATTTTGAAAGAAGTTCTTCAGTTAATAAAATTGTGTCAAATGGAATTGCATGTTATAAAGAAATACTTCGAGAAAGGAAGCGTCAGTCCATGAAGCAAACTTCTTTGCTATCATattttaataaagtcccacagccaTCATCATCACCTTCAACATCAAGACCTGATGAATCTTTGTCAAGTTCTCCACCTTCAAAACTGATTTGCATTGAAAACTCAGATGATGAATCATAA